From Montipora foliosa isolate CH-2021 chromosome 6, ASM3666993v2, whole genome shotgun sequence, a single genomic window includes:
- the LOC138009016 gene encoding D(1B) dopamine receptor-like translates to MAGVESSCASVRAPVPLSFITASLSLLLALMTIPGNFLVCFAVFKDPHKSLKTPFTFFVVNLAVSDLIVGVITEPISVLIHFREGLSLDIGQFVWLIHMSYFISCTASVLNLAALTADRYTAISYPLRYRARFGTKRAIFITGSIWFVSCSLPFVYFKVGYLRYTFVFANTAVALTLIIFLFTYARVLRGMRAQVSEVETIRQSSQSEENRARLRAASREKNLTQALMMMLGIFLFCYTPSCVMIYIMNLCLSCDCITIHVLRDLQFIFVLLSSALNPFLYAWRLPNFRRAFKRILLPRSIQDESLP, encoded by the coding sequence ATGGCTGGTGTTGAAAGTTCATGTGCCAGCGTACGAGCGCCAGTACCTCTTTCCTTCATAACGGCAAGTTTGTCTCTGCTCCTTGCCCTAATGACAATTCCAGGCAACTTTTTAGTCTGCTTTGCTGTCTTCAAGGATCCTCATAAAAGTCTCAAGACGCCTTTCACCTTCTTCGTTGTGAATCTGGCCGTATCAGACTTGATTGTGGGCGTGATAACTGAGCCGATATCTGTGTTGATTCACTTTCGCGAGGGCCTTTCTCTTGATATTGGTCAATTTGTTTGGTTGATCCACATGTCTTACTTTATCTCCTGCACCGCGTCAGTTTTGAACCTCGCTGCTTTGACAGCGGATCGCTATACAGCCATAAGCTACCCTTTACGATATCGAGCAAGGTTCGGCACTAAACGTGCCATTTTCATCACAGGTTCCATTTGGTTTGTATCTTGCTCATTGCCGTTTGTTTACTTCAAAGTTGGCTATTTGAGGTATACCTTTGTGTTTGCAAACACTGCTGTAGCTTTGACtttaatcatttttcttttcacaTACGCTCGGGTTTTGCGAGGCATGCGAGCGCAGGTTTCGGAAGTGGAAACAATACGACAGAGCTCACAATCAGAGGAGAATCGTGCAAGACTCAGAGCGGCTTCCAGGGAGAAGAATTTAACGCAGGCACTTATGATGATGTTGGGGATCTTCCTTTTCTGCTATACTCCATCCTGTGTTATGATTTACATAATGAATCTCTGTTTGTCTTGTGACTGCATTACTATCCATGTTTTGAGGGATCTTCAATTCATCTTCGTTTTGTTGTCCTCTGCGCTGAATCCATTTTTGTACGCTTGGCGTTTACCAAACTTTCGGAGAGCTTTTAAGAGGATTTTACTTCCACGAAGCATACAAGACGAATCATTACCTTGA